The Haloferax volcanii DS2 DNA segment GTCTCCGGCACGTCGCCCGCGGAGCCGCGGGCGAGGCGCGTGCGGACCGGTTTGGGCACGTCGAGGTCGAAGCGGTCCAGCACGTCGAGGGCGTCGTCGTAGGTCGTCTCGTCTGGCGCGGTCGGGCCGGAGGCGATGACGCCGAGGTCGTTTCCGACCACGTCCGAGAGGACGAGGCCGACGACCGTCGCGGGCGCGGCGAGTCGCGCGAGACCGCCGCCTTTCAGCGTCGAGACGTGCTTTCTGACCGCGTTGAGGTCGTGAATCTCCGCGCCGCTTTCGAGCAGTCTGTCGGTCGTCTCCTGCAACTCGGCGAGCGAGATGCCCTCGGCGGGGGCCGGGAGGACCGCGCTCGCGCCGCCCGTGATGGCCGCGAGGACGAGCGTCCGGTCGTCGAGGTCCGAAAGGAGGTCCACGAGTCGCCGGGTGCTCTCGACGCCGCGCGCGGAGGGGACCGGGTGGTCGCCGGGGAGTCGCTCGATGCGTCCGTCGGGGCTCGGCGTCGGGTCGGGCGTCACGACGACGCCGTCGTCGATGCGGTCGCCGAGGACGGCTTCGAGGGCGTCGGCGACGCCGTCGCCGGCTTTGCCCCCGCCGACGACGAGGATTCGGTCGTAGGCGCTCAGGTCGTAGGTCTCGTCCGCGACGGTCAGCGTGTCGCCGTCGAGCGACACCGACTCGCGGACGACGCGGTCGGGAAGGACGGCCTCGACGCCGGCGCGGAGACAGTCGATGGCCGTCTCGTGGGCGGGCGTCGGGGTTCGCGCGTCGAACTCCTGCATAGTTCGTGGGAGATGCCGACACGGATAAAAACCGTGGGGCGGTAAACCCGGCGATGAACGATTCGTCGCCCGGCGAGGGCCACGTCCGCGTCGTCGGCACGGCCCACGTCTCGGCCGACAGCGTCAGAGAGGTCGAAGAGACCGTCAGAGAGGAGCGTCCCGACGTCGTCGCGGTCGAACTCGACGAGGGGCGCTACCGACAGCTGAAGGGCGGAACGCCCGACGACATCGAAGCGCGCGACCTGCTCCGCGGCAACACCGTCTTCCAGTTTATCGCCTACTGGATGCTGTCGTACGTCCAGTCGCGGATGGGAGACCAGTTCGACGTGAAGCCCGGCGCGGACATGCTCGCGGCGGTCGAGACCGCCGAGGAAGAGGGTCTCGACGTGGCGCTCGTCGACCGCGACATCCAGGTGACCATCCAGCGCTTCTGGCAGCGGATGGGCACGCTCGAAAAGATGCGCATGGCCGGCGACCTCCTGTTCGGGGTCGCCGACGCCCGCGGGGTCGGCGCGGTGTTCGGCATCGCCGTCGGCGTCGTCCTCGGGCCGCTCGTCGGCCTGTTCGGGGGCGCGGTCGGCGTCACCGACCTTCTGTTGACGCGCACGGCCACGGCCGCAGTCTTCGGTGGCGTGGCCGCGTATCTGCTCTACACCGTCGCCTCGTTCTCCCTCGACGGCGACGACGCGATTCTCGCTGGCCTCGGCGGCGGCGCGGCAGTCGGTATCGTCGCCGGCTTCGGTCTCGGAGTCGGTACCGGCTTCGTCTCCGGACTCCTCGGGAGCCTCGGCACCGCCATCGTCGGCAGCCTCGTCATCGGCGTCCTCGCGGGCGTCGTCGTGGGCGTCACCGTCGGCGCGGTCCTGAACGCCTTCGGCCTGTTCGCGCCCGTCGAGGGCGACGCCGACGCCGACTACGAGGAGTTCGACATGGCCGAACTGACCGACGGCGACGTGGTCTCGGCGATGATGGAGGAGTTCCGCCGGTTCAGCCCCGGCGGCGCGGAGGCGCTCATCGACGAGCGCGACGCCTACATCGCCCACCAGCTCGTCGCGCTCCGGCGGTCCGGTCGGCACGTCGTCGCCATCGTCGGCGCGGGCCACCGCGAGGGCATCGAGAACTACCTCGCACACCCCGAGACGCTCCCGCCGATGGAGTCGCTCGTCGGCGTCGCGGAGAAGGACGGCTTCCCGTGGGGGAAACTGCTCGGCTTCGGCGTCACCGCCGTGTTCATCGCCTTCTTCGTCCTCCTCGCGATGGCCGGCGTCGGCAACGAACGACTCCTGACCATCTTCGGCGCGTGGTTCCTCATCAACGGCGTATTCGCCGCCGCGCTCGCCAAGGTCGCCGGCGCGCGGTGGACCTCAGCCCTCGTCGGCGGCCTCGTCGCGTGGATGACCTCCATCAACCCGCTTCTCGCGCCCGGCTGGTTCACCGGCTACGTCGAACTCCGCCACACGCCGGTCAACGTCGGTGACATCGGCACGCTGAACGAGCTGCTCGACGACGAGGAGACGCCCATCGTCGAGCTCGTCGGCCAGATGTTCGACGTGCCGCTGTTCAAGCTCATCATGGTCGTCGCCATGACGAACATCGGGAGCATCGTCGCGAGCTTCCTCTTCGTCACCTACGTCATCCCCGTCATCGCCTCCGACCTCGGCGGCGTCGCGGGCGTGACGAACCTGATGTTCGAGGGCGCGCGCAACAGCGCCGACCTCATCTGGAGGTCCCTGACGTGAACGTCTCGTTTTCCTCGCGCGAGCTCCGCGACCTGCTCGTCGCGTGGGTCGCGCTCGGCCTCGCCTTCGCCATCTTCTTCGCCGGCGGCGGCAACCGCACCATCCAACTGCTGACGAACGGGTCGTTCGGTCTCGCGCTCGTCGTGAGCCTCCTGACGGCCGGCGTGGGCTTTCTCCTCCACGAGGTCGCCCACAAGGTCGTCGCCGTCAGGTTCAATCAGGTGGCCGAGTTCCGCGCCGACTACGGCATGCTCGCGGTCGCCATCATGAGCGCGCTCGTCGGGTTCATCTTCGCCGCGCCCGGCGCGGTCTATCACCACGGCGTGCTCACAGAGCGCGAACACGGCCTCATCGCCCTCGCGGGACCGGTGACGAACCTGCTGCTCCTCGTCGCGTTCGCGCCGGTGCTCGTCGTCGGCGTCCTCGTCGGCTCCGACGTAATCCAGCTCGTCGGCTCGCGCGGGCTCATCATCAACGCCTTCCTCGCGGCGTTCAACATGCTCCCGCTCGGCTCGCTCGACGGTAAGACGGTCAAGGCGTGGAGCACGCCGGTGTTCGCCGGTGTCCTCGTCCTGTCGATTCTCCTCACCGTCGGCCTGTTCCTGTTCGTCGGGTTCTGACCCGACCGGCGGGGGTTTCGGACGACCCCAATCGCGCTATTTCTGGCCCGTCTCGTTCTCGAAGTCGCGAGCGACCGCTAGCGTCGGACGGGAGAACAGAGAGCACTCGAAGGACTCGGGGCGCAGTCGGTACTCGGGGCGCTACGAGGACGAATGCGGGGAGAAGGGGAACCGAGACGAATCCGGGTTGGTCGTCCGCGTCGAGGACCGCGGTTTACTGCTGGCCGTGGTCGCGCCCGAGGACGAGCGCGACGGCGTGGAGGGCGATGAGGCCGACGAAGAGGGGGAGTTCGCCGGGCGAGAGGCCGCCGCTGAGGACGGGCAGGTACGCGAGGGGCAGCGCGACTGCCGACCAGAAGGCGACGGTTTCGAGGGGGGCGTACGCGAGGCGACCGACGGTCGATGCGAAGTCGAGCGCGATCGAGTCGTTCGTGGAGGGGATTCCGGACATCGTCACTTCTGCATACGACAGGGACCATAATATAAGGGACCGAGCGTTACCGTGAATTCGGGTCCTTTTTCGACCGTTCAAGGCCGGGTTACGGGAGACATTCTCTTTTCGTAACGTTTTACAAACGTCTCAAATCACCCGAGAATGTTTATCCGCTCGTCTCGTGCTTTTTCGCAAATATTGCAATAGCTGTCTATTATTCAATAACATTGGCTCGGAAGCGGGCGATTAGGAGGGTCGTAGCGGGGGGCGTCTCGGAGCGCGCACGCTCGGCAGGAAGTGGGTAACCGAAGGGGGCGACGCCGGCCCATCGTCTATCCGTCGTCGGTCGGGTCGCCGGCGAACGCTCATCTATGCGAGAACGTGTATGATTCGTACCCTGTGATTTTATATTTCGGCCTATCTCGTACACGAACATGACGAACGACGACTCCGACGGAATGACCTACGCCGACGCGGGCGTCGACATCGAAGCGAGCGAGGCCGCGACCGCCGCGCTCGTCGCACAGGTCGGCGGCGGGTCGGGCGACTACGCCGGCCTGCTCGACATCGGCGACCGCTACCTCGGACTCGCCACCGACGGCGTCGGAACCAAACTGCTCGTCGCCGAGGCGCTCGACGACTACTCGACGGTCGGCATCGACTGCATCGCCATGAACGCCAACGACCTCGTCGCGGCCGGCGTTCGGCCCGTCGCGTTCGTGGACTACCTCGCGGTCGACGCCCCCGACGAGACGTTCGCCGAGCAGGTCGGACAGGGCCTCGCCGCGGGCGCAGAGGAGGCCGACATCGAACTCGTCGGCGGCGAAACCGCCGTCATGCCCGAGGTCATCAACGGCCTCGACCTCGCGGGCACCTGCGCGGGACTGGCGAAGAAAGACGCCATCTTCCCGGGCGAGGCCGAGGAAGGCGACGCGCTCGTCGGCTTCCCGTCGTCCGGCATCCACTCGAACGGTCTCACGCTCGCCCGCAAGGCCGCGACGGCCGACGGCGACTACGACGACGACTGGGACGGCGACGACTACGACACCGTCGGCGAGGCGCTCCTCGAACCGACGCGGCTCTACACCTACCTGCTCGACGACCTGCGCGCCGCCGAGACCAACGCCGCGGCCCACGTCACCGGCGGCGGGTGGACCAACCTCGAACGCATGGGCGAGTTCCGCTACGTCGTCGACGACGCGTTCGACCCGCAACCGGTGTTCGAGTTCGTCCAAGAACGCGGCGGCGTCTCCGACGAGGAGATGCACACGACGTTCAACATGGGCACCGGCTTCGTCGCCGCGGTTCCCGAGGAGAACGCCGAGGCGCTCGTCGAGGCGACCGACAGCCGCGTCATCGGGCGCGTCGAGGCGGGCGACGGCGTCTCGATTCGCGGCCTCGACCTCTGAACGCGGACTGCTCGTTGAGTCGAACTGTTCGATGAGAAGCACTATTTTATCGATGTTCGCCATAGTGGTGGTGTGACTTCACCGCCACCGACTCCGAGCGGCCTCCCGCTCGTGGGCCACACCGTCGGCTTCGCGGCCGACCCGTTCGGCTTCGTCGCCGACCTCCTCGCGGACCACGGCGTCGAGGACGCGGTCGGACTCGACGTGGTGGGGATGGACGAGCTGTACGTCCTCGCCCACCCCGACCATTTCGAGCGGGCGTTCGTGACCGACCGCGACTCAATCGTCAAGGGCGGCGAGTTCGAGGCCGCCTTCGGCGACGCCATCATCGCCGCCGAAGGCGACGAGTGGCGGCGACAGCGCGACGAGCTAGACCCCTTCTTCCGCTGGGACCGGGTCGACGACTACGCGTCCGTGATGCGCCGACAGGTCGAGCGCCGCCTGCGGACGTGGCCCGACGCGGGAACGCTGTCGCTCGAATCCGAGATGAAGGCGGTCACCTTGGACATCATCTTCGCCACCATCCTCGGTCGGGAACTCGACCGCGACGGCGACGAGCGGATTCGGTCGGCCGCCGACGGTCTCAACGGCCGCTTCGCGCCCGCGTCGTGGGTGCTGCCGTCGTGGGTGCCGACGCCGAGTCGACGCCGGTTCGACCGCGCCGACCGCGTCCTCCGCGAGGAGGTCCGAGAACTGGTCGAGACCGCCGACGACGAGAGCCTCACGCGCCGCCTCGCAGACGCGCTCGGAACCGACGCAGACTACCCGACGACCGTCGAGTCGCTGGAGAACCAGCTCGTGGGCATGATTTTCGCCGGCCACGAGACGACCGCGCTCGCGCTCACCTACGCGCTGTACCTGCTCGCGACCCACCCCGAGACCCGCGAGCGCGCCACCGCCGAGGTCGACCGCGTCGTCGGCGACGGCCCCGTGACCGCCGAGGCGACCCGGGAGCTTCCGGTGCTCGAACGCGTCATCAAGGAGACGATTCGGCTCTATCCGCCGGTCCACACGCTCCCGCGAGAGACGGCGAAACCGTTTCCGACCGGCGACCGGGTCATCCCGGCGGGCACGGACATCCACCTCTCGATCATCCGCATCCACCGCGACGAGCGGTGGTACGACGACCCGCTCGCGTTCCGGCCCGAGCGATGGGACGACGACACCGACCGACCCGCCTACGCCTATCTCCCCTTCGGGGCCGGACCGCGGAGCTGTCTCGGGCGAGCGTTCGCGCTCACGGAGGCGAAAATCGTGCTCGCGACCGTCCTCCGCGACTTCGACCTCGACTGGGGCGGCGACGGAGCGTTAGCAATCACGCCCGAAATGACGACCCAGCCGAAGGGAGAAACGCCGCTCGTCGTCCGGCGGCAGTGAGTCCGCAGCGGCGGGCTGTCGGGGACCGACCGTCGGTTCGGGGCCGCCTCAGATGTGGGCCGCGATGTCGGCCTCGGTGATGATACCGACCGTCTCGCCGCTCTCGACGACGATGATGGCCGAGTTGTGGTCGAGGTAGACGCCGATTTCGTCCAGCGTCGTCTCGGGTTCGACGGTCGTGACGCCCTCGGACATGACCTCGTTGACGGGGCGGTCGGTGACGTCGTCCTCCTGGACGTGGCGGATGTCGGCGTTCGAGATGATGCCGAGCGGGCGGCCGTTCTCGATGACGGGCAACTGCGAGAAGCCGGCGTCGAGCATGATGTCGCGCGCCTCGCGGACGGAGTTGTCGGGGGCGACGCTCCGGACGGTCGTGTTCATGATGTCTTCCGCGCGCACGATGCGACCCTCGGCCTCGTCCAGCGCCTCGACGATGCGCCGGAGCGTCGAGAGGCGCGGGTCGACGTCGCCGCCTTCGATGCGGGCGATGAGCGGCTGTGAGACACCGGCCATGTCGGCGAGTTTGCTCTGCGTCAACTCCAAGGAGTTCCGCCGTTCCCTGAGGTCCTGCGGCGTGGGGAGTTCCATGCCGGAGTGATAACCCGTAGTTATGAAAAAGTGTTCCGGTCGCTCACCGGAGATGGGAGTCGCCGCGTTACTGCTCTTCGTCGGAGTCGAACTCGCGGATGTCGATGACGTCGAGAGGAACGTCGCGGAGCGCGCCGCCGACCTCGCTTTTGGCGATGCGGGAGGCGTGCTTCTCGCCGTCCGCGTTGAAAATCTTGATTTCGAGGAGCAGGCCGACGAGCGCGGTGTTGGCCGCGATGAACGCGGAGTCGAACGGTTCGCCACAGGCGGGACAGGGCGTCGCGCCGACTTCGACCTCGACGTACTCCTTGTCCTTCTGGTTGAGTCGCTTGCCGGCCTCGCTGACCGCGACGCCGATGGCGTCGTCGATGTCTTCTACGTCCCGGACCAACCAGGCCGCCTCCATCGCGACGAGATAGTTGCTCATACATACGTTACGCGCCGGTGGGGTTTCGTGTCTTGTGGTTCGAGTGTCGGGGCGCGTGGGATTCACACGCCCGACGCGCGCACCGACCGCGACGCGACCGAATCCGCGATGCGTCCGAATTCGCGACGCTCCCGCCGCCCGACCGGGGCGCGCACGACCCGCGCATGCCACGGTGATTATCGCTATAACTTATAGAAAAGCACTCCGCGGGTCACGCGCGACCCACGCCGAATAGTCGGCCTAGTTGGTCTAGAGACAAGTACGCTTTAATCGACAGACAGCGTCGGGGTGTTCCGCGTCGGATTGAGAGAAGATTTATATACTGGCACCGCCCGAGCCTCGACTGAGGACACGGTGATGATTCCCCGCCTAACCAAGTACGTCCTGTTCGCCGCCTACCAGCTATCGGTCGCGATGGGCATCGCGCTGCTCCCCGTCGCGCTCGCCGCCCGTCGGATGGGCGTGACCCTGCCGATTCGCCGGCTCGTGGAGACGACCGGAACCGCCTACGAACGCGCCGCGGGTCGCTAACGCGACTCGGGCGACTCCCTCCTTCCGACGCCGCTCACCGCGAGCGACCGCCTCGCGCGGCCGCTGCCGACGCGCGTCTGACGCTTTGGCACCGGCAACGGAGAGGTGAAGGGTTGCATTTATCAGCGCCGAAGTGCAATCGGAGACAATGCGTACCCCGACTCACGACGAGTTCTCCGGCCGTCTCGACTCGCTGAACGGCGACCGCTCGAACGTGTTCGGCCCCGAGCTCGGCGAGTTCTCGAACGCCGACCGCCGCGCCGACGAACTCGGTGACAAAGAGACGAAGACCGGAACGACCACCGTCGGTATCAAGACCGAAGAGGGCGTCGTCCTCGCGACCGATATGCGCGCGAGCATGGGCTACATGGTCTCCTCGAAGGACGTCCAGAAGGTCGAAGAGATTCACCCGACGGGCGCGCTGACCATCGCCGGCTCCGTCTCGGCCGCCCAGTCGCTCATCAGCTCCCTCCGCGCCGAGGTCCGCCTGTACGAGGCCCGCCGCGGCGAGGACATGAGCATGCAGGCGCTGTCGACGCTCGTCGGCAACTTCCTCCGCTCGGGCGGGTTCTACGTCGTCCAGCCCATCCTCGGCGGCGTCGACGAGACCGGCCCGCACATTTACAGCATCGACCCCGCCGGCTCCATCCTCGAAGAGGAGTACACCGTCACCGGCTCCGGCAGCCAGTACGCCCTCGGTGTGCTCGAACAGGAGTTCGAAGACGGCCTCAGCATCGAGGAGGCGAAGGGAGTCGCCACGAAGGCCATCCGCTCGGCGGTCGAGCGCGACCTCGCCTCGGGTAACGGCATCAACATCGCCGTCGTCACCGAGGATGGCGTCGACATCCAGCGCCACCAGAACTTCGAAGGCCTCGAATAAGTCGCCCGCAGTCGGCGGTTTCTCTCCATTTTCGCGATTCGTGACCGGCGGGACTGACCGGAACTCCCGCGGTGGGAGCCCCGCGACGAAACCGCCGTAACGGAGCCCCGCGACGAAATCCCCGCGGCCGAATCCCTCGCTCAGTCGCCGCCCGGAAGCGGCCGCAAGAGCCCGTACCACGCCCGGTAGACGACCACGCCGAGGACACGTCCGAAGCCGAGGCTGTACGTGAACGACTCGGTGCGGGGAAGCAGTCGGCGCTCGACCGCGAGGCCGACGAGGCTGACGACCAGCCCGCGACGCCGATTCGACCGAACCTTCCAGCAATCGCGGTCGTACGCCCACACCTGTCCGACTCCCCACGCTCCGCCGACGGCCAGTCCGCCCGGCGACAGCGGCGTCGGCTCGTGGGACTCGTCGTCACTGGAGCGGAGCAGACGGCGCATCGACACCATCCAGAGCGCGGTGAGAACTGCGATGCCGAGTTGAGCGACCGCTTTCGTCCGACGGGAGACCATACGCGGTCTTCGCGGGACGCAGTAATAGTTATTTCTCCGACAAGACGTGAGAGCGTCGGCGGCCGGCGAGCACGGCCGCGAGCGTCGTCGCGGACGCGGGCGCTCGCGCCGTCAGAACCAGTCCGAGAACGCGCCTTCGAGCAGCGATTCGGACTGCCGTTCGACGTACTCGCGTTGCATCTCGCGGAGCGCCGCCCCGAAGTCGCCGCCGCCGTCGAGGGCGTCGCTGACGCGGGCGCGCTTCCAGTCGGCCGGCGTGACGCCCGTCTCGACGCGCTTTCGCAGGGGTTCGAGATAGTAGTTGGCCTCCTCCTCGGAACAGCCCGCGAGCCGAAGCCCGTCGCGGGCGTGGACGAGCAGGTCCTCGTAGAGCTCCGCGCCGGTCACGTCGTCGCCGTCGACGTCTATCCACCGTAGGTCGCCGTGCGGCCCCTCGCGCATCGCGGTGTAGAAGTTCTCTTCGGCGGTCTCCCAGTCGAGGCCGATGACGGGATGGTCGAGTCGAGGGAGCCGTTCCATGAGCCCGGCGAAGGCCGCCTGGAACGCCACCGAGTCGCGGACGGTCGGCTGGCCCGCGATGGGTCGGAACTCGATGCGGGCGTTGGCCGACGACCGGGACGCGCCGTCGAACACCGGGCGGACCCACCGCCAGTAGGTGCCGTGTTTCCGGCGGAGCGTGGCGAAGTCGTCGTCGAAGCGGTCGCCGCGTTCGACCGACATGGGGACCATCGTGGAGTCCTCGACGACGCGGTCGACCGCGTCCTCGACGGTGTCGAGGTCGCCGGGGAAGGCGACCTTCTCGTGGTCGCCGGAGTTGAGCACCGACTCGAACACCGCGATGCGGTTTTCGTCCCACCCGTCGTCGAGAATTTCGTCGGCCGTCGCGTCCTCGTCGTAGAGGTCTGCGGGGAAGAACGGGGAGTTGACGCCGAGCGCGAGCAGCGGCCCGGCGACCCGCAGCGCGTAGTTGAAGTGGTACGACAGGTCGTCGGCGTGCGGGACCTGATAGTGCGGCTGGATGGACGTGATGAGCGCCTCGGGCATCACGGTGTCCGCTTTCAGCGAGACGTGCGGCGCGTCGAGCGTGAACGACGCCGGGGCGGTCGGCCCGTTCGCCATCGCGTGGTAGCGCACGGAGTTGCTCATGTTCGTGGCGAGGCGGACGCCTCCGTCGGTGATGGAGTCGGTCAGATACTCGCGGGCGCTCTCGCCGGCCGGCGGGATGCTCCACATCCCATCGGAGACGAGGCGCATCCCCTCGGCGGCGGCGCAGTCGAGCGCGGCGTCGAGTCGGGCGCGGACCTCGGATTCCTGCGCGCGGAGGCCGTGGGGGTTCAGCGGCTGGGGGCTCGTGGTCATCTCGGCGTTGTGGAGTCCGAGTTCCTTCTCGAAGCCCATGAGGCCGAGCAGGCGGCGCGGGACCCGCATGAGCGCGTGCACGTCGTCTTCGCTCGCGGACCAGCGACCGTCGGAGACGGCGTAGAACTCGTACTCCAAGCCGACGATTGACTGGTGGTTATCGAAGGTCCCCTC contains these protein-coding regions:
- a CDS encoding glycerate kinase type-2 family protein, with protein sequence MQEFDARTPTPAHETAIDCLRAGVEAVLPDRVVRESVSLDGDTLTVADETYDLSAYDRILVVGGGKAGDGVADALEAVLGDRIDDGVVVTPDPTPSPDGRIERLPGDHPVPSARGVESTRRLVDLLSDLDDRTLVLAAITGGASAVLPAPAEGISLAELQETTDRLLESGAEIHDLNAVRKHVSTLKGGGLARLAAPATVVGLVLSDVVGNDLGVIASGPTAPDETTYDDALDVLDRFDLDVPKPVRTRLARGSAGDVPETPKPGDPVFDRVTNHVLADTFTALDAAREVADDRGYESLILSSRVRGEAREAAKTHVAVAEESLATGNPITAPAVVLSGGECTVTVRGDGDGGPNLEFCLAAAAELPDETVLASIDSDGKDGGTEVAGAVVDASSVAAGDAHAALARNDALPVLREAGALVESGATGTNVNDLRVLVVSEGV
- a CDS encoding TraB/GumN family protein; amino-acid sequence: MNDSSPGEGHVRVVGTAHVSADSVREVEETVREERPDVVAVELDEGRYRQLKGGTPDDIEARDLLRGNTVFQFIAYWMLSYVQSRMGDQFDVKPGADMLAAVETAEEEGLDVALVDRDIQVTIQRFWQRMGTLEKMRMAGDLLFGVADARGVGAVFGIAVGVVLGPLVGLFGGAVGVTDLLLTRTATAAVFGGVAAYLLYTVASFSLDGDDAILAGLGGGAAVGIVAGFGLGVGTGFVSGLLGSLGTAIVGSLVIGVLAGVVVGVTVGAVLNAFGLFAPVEGDADADYEEFDMAELTDGDVVSAMMEEFRRFSPGGAEALIDERDAYIAHQLVALRRSGRHVVAIVGAGHREGIENYLAHPETLPPMESLVGVAEKDGFPWGKLLGFGVTAVFIAFFVLLAMAGVGNERLLTIFGAWFLINGVFAAALAKVAGARWTSALVGGLVAWMTSINPLLAPGWFTGYVELRHTPVNVGDIGTLNELLDDEETPIVELVGQMFDVPLFKLIMVVAMTNIGSIVASFLFVTYVIPVIASDLGGVAGVTNLMFEGARNSADLIWRSLT
- a CDS encoding zinc metalloprotease; the encoded protein is MNVSFSSRELRDLLVAWVALGLAFAIFFAGGGNRTIQLLTNGSFGLALVVSLLTAGVGFLLHEVAHKVVAVRFNQVAEFRADYGMLAVAIMSALVGFIFAAPGAVYHHGVLTEREHGLIALAGPVTNLLLLVAFAPVLVVGVLVGSDVIQLVGSRGLIINAFLAAFNMLPLGSLDGKTVKAWSTPVFAGVLVLSILLTVGLFLFVGF
- the purM gene encoding phosphoribosylformylglycinamidine cyclo-ligase; translated protein: MTNDDSDGMTYADAGVDIEASEAATAALVAQVGGGSGDYAGLLDIGDRYLGLATDGVGTKLLVAEALDDYSTVGIDCIAMNANDLVAAGVRPVAFVDYLAVDAPDETFAEQVGQGLAAGAEEADIELVGGETAVMPEVINGLDLAGTCAGLAKKDAIFPGEAEEGDALVGFPSSGIHSNGLTLARKAATADGDYDDDWDGDDYDTVGEALLEPTRLYTYLLDDLRAAETNAAAHVTGGGWTNLERMGEFRYVVDDAFDPQPVFEFVQERGGVSDEEMHTTFNMGTGFVAAVPEENAEALVEATDSRVIGRVEAGDGVSIRGLDL
- a CDS encoding cytochrome P450, which produces MTSPPPTPSGLPLVGHTVGFAADPFGFVADLLADHGVEDAVGLDVVGMDELYVLAHPDHFERAFVTDRDSIVKGGEFEAAFGDAIIAAEGDEWRRQRDELDPFFRWDRVDDYASVMRRQVERRLRTWPDAGTLSLESEMKAVTLDIIFATILGRELDRDGDERIRSAADGLNGRFAPASWVLPSWVPTPSRRRFDRADRVLREEVRELVETADDESLTRRLADALGTDADYPTTVESLENQLVGMIFAGHETTALALTYALYLLATHPETRERATAEVDRVVGDGPVTAEATRELPVLERVIKETIRLYPPVHTLPRETAKPFPTGDRVIPAGTDIHLSIIRIHRDERWYDDPLAFRPERWDDDTDRPAYAYLPFGAGPRSCLGRAFALTEAKIVLATVLRDFDLDWGGDGALAITPEMTTQPKGETPLVVRRQ
- a CDS encoding CBS domain-containing protein, encoding MELPTPQDLRERRNSLELTQSKLADMAGVSQPLIARIEGGDVDPRLSTLRRIVEALDEAEGRIVRAEDIMNTTVRSVAPDNSVREARDIMLDAGFSQLPVIENGRPLGIISNADIRHVQEDDVTDRPVNEVMSEGVTTVEPETTLDEIGVYLDHNSAIIVVESGETVGIITEADIAAHI
- a CDS encoding DUF555 domain-containing protein: MSNYLVAMEAAWLVRDVEDIDDAIGVAVSEAGKRLNQKDKEYVEVEVGATPCPACGEPFDSAFIAANTALVGLLLEIKIFNADGEKHASRIAKSEVGGALRDVPLDVIDIREFDSDEEQ
- the psmB gene encoding proteasome endopeptidase complex subunit beta, with the translated sequence MRTPTHDEFSGRLDSLNGDRSNVFGPELGEFSNADRRADELGDKETKTGTTTVGIKTEEGVVLATDMRASMGYMVSSKDVQKVEEIHPTGALTIAGSVSAAQSLISSLRAEVRLYEARRGEDMSMQALSTLVGNFLRSGGFYVVQPILGGVDETGPHIYSIDPAGSILEEEYTVTGSGSQYALGVLEQEFEDGLSIEEAKGVATKAIRSAVERDLASGNGINIAVVTEDGVDIQRHQNFEGLE